The following are from one region of the Cottoperca gobio chromosome 13, fCotGob3.1, whole genome shotgun sequence genome:
- the gal3st2 gene encoding galactose-3-O-sulfotransferase 2: MLSPPRRWIRDQAPSSVTSCVRRGLCSRRHSLWILLILLVVCIAIQTFVARQARNDKLTELPHLRFTVSKQHLFPTEQNVWEGIQSESSLALKEDMKSLQTDRTADLHHHNEGYQKQSHYSLSKLVDILARDSQMEARKVSPGKLLLPKHGTILGLPGSLALHSTWKGVSSRSVREFHIMCNHMRFRKSEVAKVMPEDTFYFSILRHPVAMMESIFIYYKSIPAFHKTHSLDDFLDNSWRNYNSSVTNNHYAHNIVAFDFGFDNNVAAGAEDLEERASIAVAAIERDFHLILISEYFDESMILLKHALCWSLEDVVSFKLNSRSEQTRHPLLTNTAEKIKRWNALDWRIYLHFNTTFWHKVDSLVGQEQMKREVSQLRELQAELAKSCLKDGGAVDPSQIKDAGLKPFQYGAAIIQGYNLNPHIDRQTKIKCQRLITPELQYTDLIYTQQFPELAAKHRQETRKVAPQRQRSDRTGMMGIAWGREAHHRQIIRRKFSNLKNQKASTTALLTHTEANNKTSMP; the protein is encoded by the exons GTGTGTGAGGAGAGGGCTGTGCAGCAGGCGTCACTCTCTGTGGATCCTCCTCATCCTGCTCGTGGTCTGTATTGCCATCCAGACCTTTGTCGCCCGTCAGGCCAG GAATGACAAGCTGACAGAACTCCCACATCTGAGATTCACTGTCAGCAAACAGCACCTGTTTCCTACTGAGCAAAATGTCTGGGAAGGCATCCAATCTGAGTCTTCACTTGCATTAAAGGAAGACATGAAGtcgctgcagacagacagaactgCAGATCTTCATCATCACAATGAGGGATATCAAAAGCAATCACATTATAGTCTGTCAAAACTTGTAGATATCCTTGCTAGAGACTCTCAGATGGAGGCCAGGAAAGTTTCACCTGGGAAGCTGCTTCTACCAAAACATGGAACAATCCTTGGACTCCCAGGTTCTTTGGCTCTCCACAGTACTTGGAAAG GTGTCAGCAGCCGAAGTGTGAGGGAGTTCCACATCATGTGCAACCACATGAGGTTTAGAAAATCTGAG GTGGCAAAAGTGATGCCTGAGGATACCTTCTACTTTTCCATCCTGAGGCATCCTGTGGCCATGATGGAGTCCATCTTTATCTACTACAAGAGCATCCCAGCCTTCCACAAGACTCACAGCCTGGACGACTTCCTAGACAACAGCTGGAGAAACTACAACTCATCAGTGACCAACAACCACTACGCTCATAATATCGTGGCTTTCGACTTTGGCTTTGACAACAACGTTGCAGCTGGTGCTGAAGATCTGGAGGAGAGAGCCAGCATAGCTGTGGCAGCCATTGAACGGGACTTCCACCTTATTCTTATTTCTGAATACTTTGATGAGTCTATGATCTTGCTCAAGCATGCCCTCTGCTGGTCCCTGGAAGACGTTGTTTCCTTTAAGCTCAATAGTCGCAGTGAACAAACCCGTCACCCACTTTTAACAAATACTGCAGAGAAAATCAAGAGGTGGAATGCTTTAGACTGGAGGATCTACCTTCACTTTAACACCACCTTCTGGCACAAAGTGGATAGTCTCGTTGGGCAAGAGCAGATGAAGAGGGAAGTATCTCAGCTGAGAGAGCTACAGGCCGAGCTAGCAAAGAGCTGCCTGAAAGACGGCGGGGCAGTCGACCCGTCCCAGATAAAAGACGCCGGGCTGAAACCGTTCCAGTATGGAGCAGCTATAATTCAGGGCTATAACTTAAATCCACATAtagacagacaaaccaaaattaaatgtcaaagaCTTATAACTCCAGAACTGCAGTACACGGACCTTATATACACCCAGCAGTTCCCAGAGCTAGCTGCTAAGCATAGACAAGAAACTAGGAAGGTTGCTCCTCAGCGCCAACGCTCAGACAGAACTGGGATGATGGGAATAGCCTGGGGCAGAGAAGCCCATCACAGACAGATCATAAGACGCAAATTCTCAAATCTCAAGAACCAAAAGGCCTCCACAACTGCCCtgttaacacacacagaagctaacaacaaaacaagtatGCCATGA